A window of Candidatus Pantoea floridensis contains these coding sequences:
- a CDS encoding ThiF family adenylyltransferase, with protein MSLTNIKPLIKESHHIILADDGDICIGEIPGVSQVINDPPSWVRPALAKMDGKRTVPRIFKELVSEGVQIESEHLDGLVAGLAERKLLQDNSFFSKVLSGEEVERYNRQILQFSLIDADNQHPFVYQERLKQSKVAIFGMGGWGTWCALQLAMSGIGTLRLIDGDDVELSNINRQVLYRTDDVGKNKVDAAKDTILAYNENVNVETFFEFASPDRTRLEELIGDSTFIILAWAALGYYRKDTAEEIIHSIAKDKAIPVIELGGDPLEISVGPIYLNDGVHSGFDEVKNSVKDKYYDSNSNIRKFQEARLKHSFIDGDRKVNAWQSAPSLSIMAGIVTDQVVKTITGYDKPHLVGKKFILSLQDFKSREEEIF; from the coding sequence ATGTCACTAACGAATATTAAACCCCTCATTAAAGAATCTCATCACATCATTCTCGCAGATGATGGAGATATTTGTATTGGAGAAATCCCAGGAGTATCTCAGGTCATCAATGATCCTCCTTCCTGGGTAAGACCAGCTCTTGCCAAAATGGATGGTAAAAGGACAGTTCCCCGGATTTTTAAAGAACTGGTCAGTGAGGGTGTCCAGATTGAAAGTGAACATCTGGATGGACTGGTTGCGGGCCTGGCGGAAAGGAAGCTCCTTCAGGACAACTCCTTCTTCTCAAAAGTGCTGTCTGGTGAGGAAGTAGAAAGGTACAACAGGCAAATTCTTCAGTTCTCCCTGATAGATGCTGATAACCAACATCCTTTCGTGTATCAGGAACGGCTAAAGCAAAGTAAGGTAGCCATCTTCGGGATGGGAGGATGGGGCACATGGTGTGCACTTCAACTGGCTATGTCAGGTATAGGCACCTTAAGACTCATTGATGGGGATGATGTCGAGTTGTCAAACATCAACCGGCAGGTGTTGTATCGCACAGATGATGTAGGCAAGAACAAAGTTGATGCGGCCAAAGATACGATCCTTGCCTATAACGAAAACGTGAATGTGGAGACATTCTTTGAGTTCGCTTCTCCCGACAGAACAAGACTTGAAGAACTCATTGGTGACAGCACCTTCATCATCCTTGCCTGGGCAGCACTGGGTTACTATCGTAAGGACACTGCTGAAGAAATCATCCATAGCATAGCTAAAGACAAAGCCATCCCTGTTATTGAGCTGGGTGGTGATCCTTTAGAGATCTCCGTTGGTCCCATCTACCTCAATGATGGTGTTCATAGTGGATTCGATGAAGTTAAGAATTCTGTTAAGGATAAATATTACGACAGCAATTCAAACATTAGAAAGTTTCAGGAAGCCCGCCTTAAGCACTCGTTCATAGATGGTGACAGGAAGGTAAATGCCTGGCAAAGTGCTCCCTCATTATCAATCATGGCTGGTATTGTTACGGATCAGGTTGTCAAAACTATAACTGGCTACGACAAACCACACCTTGTGGGTAAAAAATTCATTCTTTCATTGCAAGATTTCAAGTCTCGCGAAGAAGAGATTTTTTAA
- a CDS encoding 2OG-Fe(II) oxygenase family protein, which translates to MSIDSIAFNDKGYLTKNIQSQFASKIYEIMESSQDSSEESWTYIYKNSLEQKDLSFLTPADEIEKSFNSCFADFCDNKFSFFFRRISNEVKDNVASCEASTIAYNFCNSDEFKDLITCLTGRKIGNTDLFYINRFDKGHFLNTHTDSGNNVGVALNITQNWDPNFGGLTHILDQDRKKVVDTLTPGFAELFLFDTSEKQVPHFVSMVTANQKSRRMSVIARYGKA; encoded by the coding sequence ATGAGCATTGATAGTATTGCCTTTAACGACAAAGGTTATCTTACCAAAAACATACAATCTCAATTCGCTTCAAAAATTTATGAGATTATGGAGTCGTCACAGGATTCATCAGAGGAGTCCTGGACTTACATATACAAAAATTCCTTAGAACAAAAAGATCTCTCATTCTTGACTCCGGCAGATGAGATTGAAAAGAGTTTCAATTCTTGTTTTGCAGATTTTTGCGATAATAAATTCAGTTTCTTCTTCAGAAGAATCTCCAATGAAGTGAAAGATAATGTTGCTTCATGTGAAGCTTCAACAATTGCTTATAACTTTTGTAACTCCGATGAGTTTAAAGATCTGATTACTTGCTTAACCGGAAGGAAGATAGGGAATACCGACCTTTTCTATATCAATCGTTTCGATAAAGGCCATTTTCTCAACACCCATACGGATTCAGGTAACAATGTCGGGGTGGCCTTGAATATTACTCAAAATTGGGACCCGAACTTTGGTGGTTTAACACATATACTTGATCAGGATAGAAAGAAGGTAGTTGATACATTGACCCCAGGTTTTGCTGAGTTGTTTCTTTTTGATACATCAGAGAAACAGGTTCCTCATTTCGTATCGATGGTTACAGCTAATCAGAAAAGCAGGCGAATGTCTGTTATAGCAAGGTATGGGAAGGCATAG
- a CDS encoding pantocin A family RiPP, which produces MIKFSTLSQRISAITEENAMYTKGQVIVLS; this is translated from the coding sequence ATGATCAAGTTCTCTACTCTGTCTCAGCGCATTTCTGCTATCACTGAAGAAAATGCTATGTATACCAAAGGTCAGGTTATCGTCCTTAGCTGA